In the Ignavibacteriales bacterium genome, TAATTTAACCTTTTATCTTAACTTAGTTCGCGAAGCAAGAAAAAGAATTGTAGACGGAAGTTTCATCGAATGGAAAAATTATTTTTCTAAGATCATTTCAATAAACGTTCAATCAATAGAGGAGCAGTAATGGAAATTCTTTTAGCAATGGCACCTTCACCGGATGGATCAGGCGGCGGAGGAAGTATGGTCAGCACTTTGATCATGTTCGGTGCAATCTTTGCAATCTTTTATTTCATGATTATTCGTCCCCAGCAAAAGAGAGCAAAAGAAAGAGCAAAACTTTTATCAGCAATTGAAAAAGGCGATAAGGTTATAACAAGCGGCGGTATGCACGGTACAATTGCCGGCATTGAAGATAAAATTGTTTTACTTGATGTTGGAAATAATGTTAAAATGAAATTCGACCGCTCTGCAATTGCTACAGTATTAAAAGAGAACTCAGACAATAAATAATTTACTTCCCCAAATCCCCCTCTTTAGCAAGCTTGTCTACCGGCAGGCAGGGAGGGGGAACTAAAGAGGGTGGGTGGAATAATTGAAGTTATGAAAGAACTCGGCATAAAGGAAAATTTTCTTGCAATAGAAAAAGAATATTCCAATTACAAAGATTCTAAGATTGTAATCGTTTCCGCTCCGTTAGAAAAAACTGTTTCTTATGGTAAAGGTACAAGCAAAGGACCGGGAGAAATTTTAGAAGCTTCTCATTACGTTGAATTTTATGATGAAGAGCAGAGCAGGGAATTATGTTTTGAAAAAGGGATTTGCACGCTTGAAGCATTAAACTTTCAAAAGCTATCTGTTGAAAAATCAT is a window encoding:
- the yajC gene encoding preprotein translocase subunit YajC; this encodes MEILLAMAPSPDGSGGGGSMVSTLIMFGAIFAIFYFMIIRPQQKRAKERAKLLSAIEKGDKVITSGGMHGTIAGIEDKIVLLDVGNNVKMKFDRSAIATVLKENSDNK